The DNA sequence ATTGTTACCAGAAAGTCAAAGGGAAAATTTGAGCCAAAATGGGAGGGACCCTATGTCATTACTAAAGTCTTCACCAAAGGAGCATACGAGCTTTCAAATGCAGACGGAGACTGTATCTACCCTTGTGTGAACGGGAAGTTTGTCAAAAAGTTCTTCACTTAAGATGCTCGCTGGATTGACAACCTAAAAGAATAATCCAGGCCAAGATAGAGCACAGAAATACAGTCCCACCAGAACTACGACGGCTTGATCCCTCAAAAGGGGTACGTAGGCAGTCTAGTCTCAAAGCTAGATGCAGCCACCCATTTTAAACACCCATTCCTGAATCAATCAGGTGAACTACGTGTAgcttgatcccttcacagggtacgtaggcaacctaGCTTTAACTAGGTGCAGCTGCAAAAAATTTTTAAAACAAATCATTTCCCTGATTCAAGCAGGGGGAACTACGTTTGGCTTGATCCCTTAACGGGGTACGTAGGCAGTCCTAACAACTGGATCCAGCCATCTTTTCCAACACATCTGCTTTCCTTTAATTAATTCAATTTGTGGTTAAATCAACAATCATAGGTTGAATTATCACAGGGTTCACATAGCAAACAGAGGAAAGAAATAAATGGACAAATACTTCAGTTTTATTCCAGGTTAAGAAGATACATTTGGAAACTACTTTAAAGCTGAAGTACATCTCATCAAAGTTTAGAATCAAGAGAAGGACAAAATCGATCACTAGCTATGGAAAATGGAAACAAAAGTCCTACACAAAGAGCAAACGGTGGGAACAGGCTCCCAAAACCGAATCCTAAACTACCTCAAGTCTGTACTGGGGTGGTGCACACATGGAATAACGGGAAAAAAGAATCGAACAGGCTCTGATACGCCTCTGTTTCCAACTTATACGAAGCCGAAGCCTGCTCAATCTCAGGGAGTTTCTCCTCCATATAAGCAGCTCTGTCTTCTTGAAGCTTCTGGCCTCTTTCATCATGCTCTTTCAAGGAATCCTTCAGTTCCTGTAGAGTGTCTTCAAGAGATTGTCTCTTAGCATTATATTCTGATCGCCTCTTCTGAACACGCTGCTCATCTGCTATGATATCAGATTCCGTGGCTTTCAAGGCTTCAAGCTCTTTGGAAGATCCCGCAAGCTGAGACTCTAAACTTCCCTTGGATTTCTTACACTTCTCAAGTTCAACATCCATGGTAGTTTTCTGCTCAAGGACCTCAGTAGTAGCTAACGACTGGTCCGCCACCTCCAGCATTTTCTCAATAGCAGTTACGAACGCTTCAAGTTGCGACTTTCCAGCTTTCAGAGGCTTAATTGCAGGGTGAAGCATGTCAAGACTTGATCTAATGTCCAAAACATGGACTAACAGCTCCTTTGGCGTCGAAGATGAAGAAACTTTAGCGTAAATGTCTACAACCTGAGCAATGAGGTAATTCTTCTTGAAGGATGGCAGTTCTGAACCAAGCAAATTAGATATGGAGTTCTCCAGATTTGACAATGGTGACAGAGCCTGGTTTGAAGAAGCTTCACTCAAACAGATGGTTGGCATAACCGCTTCATTCTCAATGACCTGATTTGGAGCTTCCGCTCTCAAAGGACTGTGAACATCCAACTCATGCTCACCATTTGAAGACGACTTCACTGGGATGACGACAGTCTCTTCAACTACCTTTTCAAGCCTAACTCTTTTGTGTCCACCACGTTCATCTGTGGGATGGGCCCTGCTGGCCTTAGAACAAGAAGCTCCGTCACGAGATTTTCGAGGAGCCTTTCTAGAAGATTTCCCGAGAGACTTGTCCACCTTTGAGATTTTAATCTCTTGTTTCAAACCAGTAGAAATTTCTCTCAAGTTCTGCACGACGAAAACACTCTGTGACTTTTCAGGAGGGCGCTTGTTCAAAGTCGTGAAGGTTTTTGACACTGATAACCCCAAGTAAGGAGTACAAGCTCTTGACCACCACCTGCAGTACCACCATGTACACTGTCCAGAACGAGAAGAACGTGGGATAAAGAAACGAGAGGTAGTGTTCTTCCTATACAGGATAGTCTGTGCCCTCAGCAGATCCTCAACACCACATTGCTGCCTTTTGGAAACACTAAAGGTTAGTTTGTTGGAGGGAACACTCTGATCAAGACCAAATTGACGAGCAAACCTGTTCGGATAATAGGGCTCAAGGAAAAGACTCTCGCCAACTCGCACAGGCAGCACTGCAGAACGCATACAGACGAGGACCTCAAATAACACATCAGGCAATTTGTCGTCATCAAGCAAAAAACGGTCTTTTTCACAGGCTACAGAGATAGGGCGATGCACGACAGATTTGTTGGTCCTGAAAACCATACGAGCCTCTGTGATGCTTAGACTCCTGCCTTGAATACCTGCATACCTGGCCAAACGAGGATACCCTCCTGGGAATTCTTTATCAGAGCGTGATGAGTAcagataaggaaaatattctCCGAGCCAGCCAATGACGTAGTGGATAGGCAAACAAGAGTTGGAAGAGCCAGGACCAGCAGAGTGGGTAGCCATCTCACCAAGACCATGGTACACATAACCCAGTACTGTGGGTGCAAGAGATACTCTGATGCCCTGTGCCATCAAAGAGGCCATATAGAAAGTCTCAGGCCTTATCTTCTTACTGTTGGAAGGGAGAACGAACCTGCTAAGCCAGAACGCGAGGAATGCAGCCAGTCTTCCTTGCTTTGAAATCTTCAACTCAAGCTTTGGTTCTCTCAATTTCGGAACCCCAGAATTCTTACATTCACCATAGGCTCCGTAAATTATCTCCCCACGATAAAAATGTTCTATCCACCATGGCCAGTAGACATATCTGCTTTTGTAAGCAGCGCACAGATAGGTATAAATCCTCAAGAGCTCTGCAACTGTAGAATGGTATAATTCAACCTTCACCAGATCTTTGTTTGGAGGAATGAATTCTTCGTATGGTTCTCCTGAAACCGGCAATCCTCCAATAACATTCAAATCATGCAAAGAGATGCTCATTTCCCCATCTGCATGGTGAAAACTGTTTGTTAAAGGCCCCCACAGCTCACAGAATGCCCTCCACACATTACTGCAATACTCATACGGATAACGGGAAACAGCAACTGCACCGAAGATACCAGCTTTGTCTAATGTCTCTTCAAATTCAGTTAGGGTGGTTTCCGTCCATTCTAGAATGCCATGCTCAAATACGGCCCGACCACGAAAACAGAAGTCTTCACCTCAGTCTTTCTTACACTTCAGCATTCTATGAAGGGCTGGGTAAAAATCTTCTCCAACTGGGAACTTGTTGTCACCGTCCTCTTCATTGTTCACCTTCATCAACGTGTGAGCATCAAAATGAGCACCGAAATAGCGGACATTCTTTATAACACCGTCTTCGGCATGAGGATCGAATCTAAGGTAACCAGAATTCAAGTTGGCAGTGGTAACCCAGGTAGGCCTACTCTCAAGGGACACTGTGAGGCTGATCGAGTTCAAAGGTAACGATCTTCGGTATTCAGGACCGTAGTCAAGATCTTTCCCTTGCTTCTTTGGGGCTCGCTCGGAGCAAAGAAATCCTTGAGCATCCATTTACCTATACACAGAAATACAGATTAGTAAGTGGGAAATATCAAGCCTCGCACGTGTAAAGTCTTTCCACGCACAATGCTTGGGGGCAACTGTTGagacgtaaaaaaaaaaaaaaaaaaaaaaaaattttgctacATATATACAGCTGCCGtggcaaagaaaaaagaaatacatgCAGATAAGCTTTATCACATATATTTGACCAAGTTCAAATAGCAAGCAACGGGGTTATTCAATTATATTACAAAGTCCTTTGGTTTTGAATGACGTCAAGGATAGGTTCTGTTGTTTAACAGATTGGCCAGTTCAAATATATATGAGGATAACAAGTGATAAGGATAGACTTgttattcaaattcaaatgcaaAATACAAAGTGGTTATCACCATCCGGTTGAGCCTATCCCACCACTATATAGGCTGCAACACCGAAGAGAAATACACACGGAGAGACACacggagagagaggagaaaaataTTCAGAAAACAAGCTAAAGTCCTGCCAAAACAGAGCGTGAAGCGGAGCAGATCCACCAACAATTCAAACCCCAGAAGGTGAAGCTCAGGTATACAACACATTTATGTCTTGCTCTTTGGTAAGGAAATACTGTTCAGCAAGCTTGTTGTCAACAAAAGATaggctgttcatgaacaacctttATTCTTTTGTTAAAGCTCTCTCAAGAAATACATGGTCATTCATGAACGGCCAACCTTCATGATGATCTACTCCTGCGCTAAGACATATagggtcgttcatgaacggccggAGTCTTAGAGCACTTGGCTGCTGCAATTTCCAGCGTTGGAACATagggtcgttcatgaacggccgaGTCCCAATGCTAAAAACCTGCACAAGACGCCACATTCAGTCCGAAGTAATACCCATCACACAAAAAGCTTCCCATTCTGCCTCGTGTTCCTTCTTCCACCATGacagaagccttgcaccaccactttcagacaaaaaaaaacaagcccATACAAAGCCAAACAACTAAAAGAAATAATCGAAGCCTCACCCTTTAAAAGTTGCTCTTGTAATCCTTCTCTGTAACCtgcaaaccaaaagaaataaaagagttaGAAGGCAGAGCTGCAGACAAGAGTAAaagagataaaagaaaaaaaagtaaaaaggaaAGCAGAACTGAAGGCTACTATTTCTTTGCGGTGCTTACCCGGAAAGCCGACAGCAGGGCTTGGCGGCGGTGGCTTAATTAAGCCTACATATCCAGAAGCTTTCATGTCAATTGTTAGTTGAAAGGCAAAATTACGTTCTGGAACCAAGACAAGGATAATTAAATTCATCTTTTTTGTTCTCAGAACTGGTGATTTAATTAACAAAAAGGCAAGCTAAAACTTGCGAGTGCTTTCTGTGTTTGAAGCGGTGGTGAACGGTGGTGATAATCAAAGCAGGGCATGGTGGCAACTTTAATTATTAATCAGCTTCTACATGGTCAGAAACATGGGGTCAAAGCTCAGTCAAAGACTTAAGCTTGCTGTTTGTTGCAAACTATGAAGTCAAACAATGGCATGTTTAattaattgtttcttttgagGGACTGACGACAACAAGTGCAGCAACATGGTTCAATTGACAATTGCTTTGCCAAAGAATAAATAGCTTTAATCTTTAATCATGTGTGCTGCAAGTCATGGCccatcaaaatacataattgaATATATGGTGTGCTGTAGGTTTCTTTCATATACAAAGGACAAAGACCAGAATATTTGTGGCATATATGAAAAGAATGAAAGGCATGGCAGGAgttttcaaatatatattgcATAGTTACATATATATTGCAAACGGTGGTGAATGGTGGCAATTAAAGCAGCCTCACCTTTCTGGAACTTTAATTATGGAGGAGTGTCCAAAACCTGCAAACAATGACAAAGGGGCTTTAAATATAGACTTTTCAAAGACATATTGCAAGTCTGAGTCCTCAAAATtatagttaaatatatgtaagcttttaagcatgtaTATTTGATTATGAAGTTGTGGTGTGCTTTAGATGCAAGAGACAAAAGACTCAAATGCTGTAGCTTTTTTTAAACCACAAAATGACGGGAGCCAATTTCCAGGGCCTTTGAAAAGGGATGAATCATGCAATTAAATCGGTGGCGAACATAACACTTGATTCCAAGTTTGAAGTGGTGGTTTTAAAAGAATATTTGATGGATCGTGGCATTCGCAGAAGAGTCATACCAGTAGAAAAGTTGCAACAGCTTTTCGTTCTTGCTCACCGACTACTCGATCAAGTGCTGTAATGGAAAATTGAACCTGCAGCAGCAAAGAAACAAATTTGGAATCTTAGTCAGTGTTTCGATGGATTGAAATCCATTAAGAAGAGAAGAATGATGGAGGCCATA is a window from the Rosa chinensis cultivar Old Blush chromosome 2, RchiOBHm-V2, whole genome shotgun sequence genome containing:
- the LOC112183675 gene encoding uncharacterized protein LOC112183675; protein product: MSISLHDLNVIGGLPVSGEPYEEFIPPNKDLVKVELYHSTVAELLRIYTYLCAAYKSRYVYWPWWIEHFYRGEIIYGAYGECKNSGVPKLREPKLELKISKQGRLAAFLAFWLSRFVLPSNSKKIRPETFYMASLMAQGIRVSLAPTVLGYVYHGLGEMATHSAGPGSSNSCLPIHYVIGWLGEYFPYLYSSRSDKEFPGGYPRLARYAGIQGRSLSITEARMVFRTNKSVVHRPISVACEKDRFLLDDDKLPDVLFEVLVCMRSAVLPVRVGESLFLEPYYPNRFARQFGLDQSVPSNKLTFSVSKRQQCGVEDLLRAQTILYRKNTTSRFFIPRSSRSGQCTWWYCRWWSRACTPYLGLSVSKTFTTLNKRPPEKSQSVFVVQNLREISTGLKQEIKISKVDKSLGKSSRKAPRKSRDGASCSKASRAHPTDERGGHKRVRLEKVVEETVVIPVKSSSNGEHELDVHSPLRAEAPNQVIENEAVMPTICLSEASSNQALSPLSNLENSISNLLGSELPSFKKNYLIAQVVDIYAKVSSSSTPKELLVHVLDIRSSLDMLHPAIKPLKAGKSQLEAFVTAIEKMLEVADQSLATTEVLEQKTTMDVELEKCKKSKGSLESQLAGSSKELEALKATESDIIADEQRVQKRRSEYNAKRQSLEDTLQELKDSLKEHDERGQKLQEDRAAYMEEKLPEIEQASASYKLETEAYQSLFDSFFPLFHVCTTPVQT